Proteins encoded in a region of the Salminus brasiliensis chromosome 2, fSalBra1.hap2, whole genome shotgun sequence genome:
- the gprin1 gene encoding uncharacterized protein gprin1, translated as MVDTKPTEACKHSETGTQDDTPTICPTVVTKMDQVHSGVPQDLNTRSGLVQDSAHQHQLGGSSEGHARRERFTSDRQQASQEITILVTNHEAAGMEIEEAEKIEIPLNLEFITSAECATPTEDDSLDASKVVADLIELSQLQEISMISNSSAVQSASEDDLPKSDKYKEVHIEQTLSQSQKSKVSTDSKDSEELSHWKQGRLSGEQQHVQTQVSLEAMYQSVATSPMTPPQGSSAFFFPYSLSKLETSGGNEAVSSVEMKDAELQAGVQVEYRSVATAPMTPVIKNAPDLQVETRSVATAPMTPVVTSAPELQVETRSVATAPMTPVVTNAPDLQVETRSVATAPMTPVVTNAPDLQVETRSVATAPMTPIATTAPELQVATHSIATAPMTPVIKNAPQLQVDTRSIATAPMTPLATTAPELNVETRSIATAPMTPLATTAPELQVETHSVATAPMTPFTTTAPVLQVETHSVATAPMTPFTTTAPELQVDTHSVATAPMTPIATTAPELQVETRSVATAPMTPIATTAPELHLETRSVATAPMTPMATTAPELHLETRSVATAPMTPIATTAPELQVETRSVATAPMTPIATTAPELHLETRSVATAPMTPIATTAPELLVETRSVATAPMTPIATRPPQLQVETRSIATAPMTPIATRPPPLHIETRSIATAPMTPIATRPPQLHVETRSIATAPMTPIVKKTPDLQVHSVATSPMSPIVLSSPEMIPEPEPRVEPGPDEPPEPVQEVSWDEKGMTWEVYGAVVEVAVLGTAIQKHLEKQVKKQRKLSAGTPASNITDTPTPLPSSPPATSASSRCSSSKGSRKMEEGKGTRARRRQNPLRFFARNVRRPSCCSRAQSEERH; from the coding sequence ATGGTGGATACAAAGCCAACTGAAGCCTGTAAACATTCAGAAACAGGTACTCAGGACGATACCCCCACCATCTGCCCAACAGTAGTGACCAAGATGGATCAGGTTCACTCAGGGGTCCCACAGGATTTAAACACTCGTTCAGGACTGGTTCAGGACAGTGCTCACCAGCATCAATTGGGTGGGAGTAGTGAAGGACATGCACGCAGAGAGCGCTTCACCTCTGACCGACAACAGGCCAGTCAAGAAATCACCATTCTGGTAACCAATCATGAGGCAGCGGGAATGGAAATTGAAGAGGCTGAGAAAATTGAAATCCCTCTCAATCTTGAGTTTATCACGTCAGCTGAGTGTGCAACACCAACTGAAGATGACAGTTTGGATGCTTCCAAGGTTGTGGCAGACCTAATTGAGCTCAGCCAGCTGCAAGAGATCAGCATGATTAGCAATAGTTCAGCAGTGCAAAGTGCCAGTGAGGATGACTTACCTAAGAGTGACAAATATAAAGAAGTTCATATTGAACAAACGCTTTCGCAAAGTCAGAAATCCAAGGTTTCTACAGACTCCAAAGACTCAGAGGAACTCTCACATTGGAAACAGGGCCGGCTATCTGGGGAACAGCAGCATGTGCAAACTCAAGTTAGCCTAGAGGCCATGTACCAGTCTGTGGCCACCAGCCCCATGACCCCTCCCCAGGGTTCCTCTGCTTTCTTCTTCCCATACTCTCTTAGCAAGCTGGAGACCAGTGGAGGAAATGAAGCAGTGTCATCAGTCGAAATGAAGGAtgctgagctccaggctggtGTACAGGTGGAGTACCGATCAGTTGCCACAGCTCCCATGACCCCGGTCATCAAAAATGCACCTGACCTACAGGTGGAGACTCGGTCAGTTGCCACAGCTCCCATGACACCTGTAGTCACAAGTGCACCTGAGCTGCAAGTGGAGACTCGTTCAGTTGCCACAGCTCCTATGACCCCCGTAGTCACAAATGCACCTGACCTACAGGTGGAGACTCGCTCAGTTGCCACAGCTCCCATGACACCTGTAGTCACCAACGCACCTGACTTACAGGTGGAGACTCGCTCAGTTGCCACGGCTCCAATGACCCCCATTGCAACAACTGCACCTGAGCTGCAGGTGGCAACTCACTCAATTGCTACAGCTCCCATGACCCCGGTCATCAAAAATGCCCCACAGCTACAGGTGGATACTCGATCAATTGCCACAGCTCCTATGACCCCCCTTGCAACAACTGCACCTGAGCTGAATGTAGAGACTCGATCAATTGCCACAGCTCCCATGACCCCCCTTGCAACCACAGCCCCTGAACTGCAGGTGGAGACTCACTCAGTTGCCACAGCTCCCATGACCCCCTTTACAACCACAGCCCCTGTACTGCAGGTGGAGACTCACTCAGTTGCCACTGCTCCCATGACCCCCTTTACAACGACAGCCCCTGAACTGCAAGTGGACACTCACTCAGTTGCCACAGCTCCCATGACCCCCATTGCAACGACAGCCCCTGAACTGCAGGTGGAGACTCGCTCAGTTGCCACAGCTCCCATGACCCCCATTGCAACGACAGCCCCTGAACTGCATCTGGAGACTCGCTCAGTTGCCACAGCTCCCATGACCCCCATGGCAACAACAGCCCCTGAACTGCATCTGGAGACTCGCTCAGTTGCCACAGCTCCCATGACCCCAATTGCAACGACAGCCCCTGAACTGCAGGTGGAGACTCGCTCAGTTGCCACAGCTCCCATGACCCCCATTGCAACGACAGCCCCTGAACTGCATCTGGAGACTCGCTCAGTTGCCACAGCTCCCATGACCCCCATTGCAACGACAGCCCCAGAACTACTGGTGGAGACACGTTCGGTTGCCACAGCTCCCATGACCCCAATAGCAACAAGACCACCTCAACTGCAAGTGGAGACCCGCTCAATTGCTACAGCTCCTATGACCCCCATAGCAACAAGACCACCTCCACTGCACATAGAGACTCGTTCAATTGCTACAGCTCCCATGACCCCCATAGCGACAAGACCACCTCAACTGCATGTGGAAACCCGCTCAATTGCTACAGCTCCCATGACTCCCATTGTGAAAAAAACACCTGACCTACAGGTGCACTCAGTAGCCACAAGTCCTATGAGCCCCATAGTCCTTAGCTCACCTGAGATGATTCCAGAGCCTGAACCACGAGTTGAGCCAGGGCCAGATGAACCACCAGAGCCTGTACAAGAGGTGAGCTGGGACGAAAAAGGAATGACATGGGAAGTCTATGGTGCTGTGGTGGAGGTAGCCGTTCTGGGTACTGCCATCCAGAAGCACCTGGAGAAACAAGTGAAGAAGCAAAGGAAGCTATCTGCGGGCACTCCTGCTTCAAACATCACCGACACACCCACTCCACTCCCTTCCAGCCCACCAGCGACATCAGCATCTAGTCGGTGCAGTTCATCAAAAGGAAGCAGGAAGATGGAAGAAGGAAAAGGGACGAGGGCCAGACGGAGGCAGAACCCTTTACGTTTTTTCGCCAGGAACGTGCGGAGGCCAAGCTGCTGCTCTCGAGCGCAGTCTGAGGAGAGACACTGA